The genome window AATGGCCCCTGCATGACCCATTCGGCGTCCTGGAGGAGCTGTTTTTCCGGCGATAAATGCAAACACAGGCTTGGTCATCGTCTTGATGAAATCGGCTGCTTCTTCCTCTGCGGTTCCACCAATTTCCCCGATCATCACCACCGCCTCGGTCTCGCCATCGGCCTCAAACAATTCAAGTGCATCACGGAAGCGGGTTCCAATAATAGGATCCCCTCCAATACCAACTGCGGTAGATTGCCCCAAGCCGCGACGAGTGAGTTGGTCAACAGCTTCGTAGGTAAGCGTCCCAGAGCGCGAAACCACCCCAACCGATCCGGGCGTAAAGATCATACCCGGCATAATCCCTACTTTTGCTTGATTAGGCGTAAGAACGCCTGGACAATTCGGCCCTACAAACCGCGCCCCAACTTTTGCACCGTAATGATAAACGGGCAACATGTCCTTGACCGGAATCCCTTCGGTGATACAAATCACCAATTTAATGCCCGCATCAAAGGCTTCCAGAATGGCATCTGCGGCAAATGCAGGCGGGACAAATATGATGGACGTATTGGCGTCTTCGGCTTCTACGGCTTTTTGCACCGTATCAAACACTGGGCGATCTAAGTGTTTGGTGCCGCCTTTGCCGGGCGTTACGCCCCCAATGACGTTTGTTCCATACTCAATCATCTGCTCGGCATGAAACGTGCCTTCCTTTCCGGTGAAACCTTGAACCACAAGGCGGGTATTCCGATCTACAAGGATACTCATACAGTTTTGGGCTTATAGGGTTGTGATTTTATTGATGTTCGCTATGGTTGAAATTGTTGAATAGAGGAAACTAAGCCACAGCGCCGGAAAGAAACATGAAGCAGATCGGCATTTCATGCGAAAGTTTGTGGAATTGCTTCAATGATACCACTGCCTTGCTCCATTCGGCGCGAGACATGGGTTCTTTACGGTATGAACAAGACAGCCTCTCCTTCCTTGAGGATGCGGAAGCCCTGCGGCCCTAAGTCTTGTGCCTCGATCGCGGCGCTCAGTGCCAAAAGTGGATCATCCAATCCCTCATCAGCCATCTCGAACGTTCCGTAGTGCATGGGGATGGAGGTTTTTATGCCCAATTCGCAGTGCATTTGGACCGCTTGGGCCGGGGAGACATGGACTGGCGACATAAACCACTCCGGACGATACGCCCCGATGGGGAGGATGCCCACATCAAAGCCCTCTGGAAACTGTTTTTGAATCTGCTGCACAAAGGGACCATATCCCGTATCGCCCGCAAAATAGAGCCGTTTTTCTTGAACCGTTAACACAAAACCGGCCCAAAGCGTTTTATTACGATCAGAAAGCCCGCGTCCGGAAAAATGTTGTGCGGGCACACATGTTAGATGCATCACATTAGACAAGTTTTGCGTATCCCACCAATCCATTTCCTGTACCTTCCGAATATTTTGGGACGCCAAAAATGCAGCATTGCCCAATGTCGTCACAATTTTACAGCCAAAACGATTTTGCAGCCGCCCTAAGGTCTTAGGATCGCAATGGTCGTAATGATTATGGGTCAGGAGTACTAGGTCTATTGGGGGCAAGTCCTCAAAGCGAATCCCCGGTGGACGCACCCGCTCCGGCCCCAACCAAGAAATAGGACTTACCCGTCGGGCATACACCGGATCTGTCAGGATATTGAGGCCCTCCCATTGTATCAGCATCGTGGCATGATTGATGAAGGTAATCCGTAGCCCGTTGCCTATACGGTTTGGGGGTTTCTCCCCAGAGGGCTGTTCTGAATAAGCAGGCCAGTACCCCACATTTTCGCGGTTTATACGCCACTTTAGCACATCCCAAAGCCCTTTCTGAGGCACATCGCCCAGATTCTGGAAGTGCGTGCCATCAAAATGATCACTCTTGGGGCCGATATAACCCGGAGCAGAAAAAGTGAGATCTGCCACCCAAGCAGCAAAACCACCCAGTCCAAGAACTCCGGCAAGTCCTTTTATTGTTTTGCGCATAAAAGCTCTGCGGTCCATCATTTTTTTCTTGTTTGCACCCAGTACCTTATTCTTGCCAAAAGGTTGCACCACTTCCCGCTTAGGCCCAACTATTCCATCCTTTTAGATGAGCAAGAAACTTTTTTGCATTCTATACTTGCATCTCTCCTACAAGTGTAGTATTTTAAAACTACAAACGTAGTAACAACATGAAAAGACGTATTCTTCAATCTTTAGGCGAGGCCGAGTGGGAGGTACTCCAAGCCATATGGCAATTGGGCGAGGCTACCGTAAGCCAAGTTCATGAGCGCATCCGAAGTCAACGAGAAGTTGCTTATACCACCATTATGACGCTGATGAAACGGCTTACTGAAAAAGGCTACTTATCCTATACGACTCGTGGCCAAGCTTATGTTTACCATGCGAATATAGAACCAGACACCTTTAAAGACGCCATGGTCTCTGAGGTGGTGGAAAAGATATTTAATGGTTCGCCCTTGGCCTTGGCGCAAACCCTTTTTAAACAAGAAACCTTTTCAGAAGCGGATCGGGCTGAAATAGAATCTCTCCTCGCCCAAATCCGCAAAAACGAATCATGACGGAGGCCCTTCAGATGAATGCCGACTTAGTAATAACATTGCTGTATAAACTTTGGATGCCCATGCTGGCCTGGACATTTGCGGCATGGAGCTTATGGTTCTTTGTCCAGAAGCATGGAACCCGCCATCCGGTCTTTCGCTACCATGTTTTGCGCGTCCTCATTCTGCTGTTACCGATTGGCCTGCTTGCTGTCGCCTGGATCCCTTCTCCGTTTTCTA of Bacteroidetes Order II. bacterium contains these proteins:
- the sucD gene encoding succinate--CoA ligase subunit alpha translates to MSILVDRNTRLVVQGFTGKEGTFHAEQMIEYGTNVIGGVTPGKGGTKHLDRPVFDTVQKAVEAEDANTSIIFVPPAFAADAILEAFDAGIKLVICITEGIPVKDMLPVYHYGAKVGARFVGPNCPGVLTPNQAKVGIMPGMIFTPGSVGVVSRSGTLTYEAVDQLTRRGLGQSTAVGIGGDPIIGTRFRDALELFEADGETEAVVMIGEIGGTAEEEAADFIKTMTKPVFAFIAGKTAPPGRRMGHAGAIISGGKGTADEKFAILKAAGATIVENPALIGETVAAALKV
- a CDS encoding BlaI/MecI/CopY family transcriptional regulator produces the protein MKRRILQSLGEAEWEVLQAIWQLGEATVSQVHERIRSQREVAYTTIMTLMKRLTEKGYLSYTTRGQAYVYHANIEPDTFKDAMVSEVVEKIFNGSPLALAQTLFKQETFSEADRAEIESLLAQIRKNES
- a CDS encoding MBL fold metallo-hydrolase, encoding MMDRRAFMRKTIKGLAGVLGLGGFAAWVADLTFSAPGYIGPKSDHFDGTHFQNLGDVPQKGLWDVLKWRINRENVGYWPAYSEQPSGEKPPNRIGNGLRITFINHATMLIQWEGLNILTDPVYARRVSPISWLGPERVRPPGIRFEDLPPIDLVLLTHNHYDHCDPKTLGRLQNRFGCKIVTTLGNAAFLASQNIRKVQEMDWWDTQNLSNVMHLTCVPAQHFSGRGLSDRNKTLWAGFVLTVQEKRLYFAGDTGYGPFVQQIQKQFPEGFDVGILPIGAYRPEWFMSPVHVSPAQAVQMHCELGIKTSIPMHYGTFEMADEGLDDPLLALSAAIEAQDLGPQGFRILKEGEAVLFIP